In Acetivibrio cellulolyticus CD2, the sequence TTTATTACAAGGTTGACTTAAGAATAAAGATTAATGTTTCCATGTATTATAGCAAATACTACTATGCTTGCATCATGGTATGTTTAAATTTAACATTCTCAATATTTTTTAAGTCACTCTTTTAAAAGTTACAAGTACATTCTATCAGTTAGCACCTCCTTTTTTGAACTGTACCTCTTTTCACCTCAAAAGAGCAACCACTAGGTAAATTAAATAATTTTCAACGTACGTTTTTATTTCTCAAGATCAAAAACTATATTTATAAAATTTTGCTGAATCTTTGTATAAAATCCATTTCAACTAATAAAATCAATAGCCATTATAGTATTTCGTAAAAATTTTATTTTTTTTATACGGTGTTTATAAAAAATTCGTAAATATTTCATAAAAAATTTAAATATTTATATTTGATGGATAACAAAAGCGATTAAACACTAAATTATAAGTATAAAGAATTGGTATATTGACTATAAAATTAAATAATTATATGCAAAGTTGAATTGGTATGAAGAGATTATATAGATTTTATTTATTGTTCATATTGATAAATATGATTTATTGGTTAAATTTTTAGTATGCCGCTCTTATAGTTGTTCAAATATAGTAAAAACTAACCTCCAAACGATAACAATATGTATAATTACAACAAATTTAACTAAAGTGTAACGAAGCGAAACAACCAGCTATATGTAAAGTCGAAAATAACATTTCAACTATTCCTTAGTAATTATACTATATATTATACGCTTAATAATCTAATTAAATTATATTATAATTCTATTTATCTTTCAACAATTATATAATCCGCACTTTTCTTAATATATTACTTGTTTTAGAGGAAACAATACACATTATGTTAATTAAATATTAAAATACTACTTTGCGCGGTTCTGATATTTAGTAATTACAGCAAATGAACATTAGCCAATTTATATAACTCCTCAAATGAAATGTCAGTAAGGCTTTCTGGAAAACCAGAATTTAGAGCACAAACAGCCAACTTATAAGAATTGTTAATCTCATACTGTTTAAAATAGCATTCTTTTAACTGATTAGTAGTCTTAAATGTGATGCTTTTACCGATGATTGTAAAGGAAAATGAATTTAACGGTATTGATAAACCGCGACCATCCGCTTTGATATAACTTTCTTTCAGAGTCCATAGTTCAAAAAATGCTTCCCTTCTTTCTTTTTCATCTAAAGTAATTAGGTAAGAATGCTCCTCTTCAGAAAAAAATCTTGCTGACAAGTTTAAATCCACATCATGAATTTTTTCAACATCAATCCCAACAGGCATATTGTCAACTGCACAAACTACCCAATCCCCGGAATGTGATAAATTAAAGTGAAAATTTTCATTCCCTGCAATATATGGCTTACCATATTCTGATTTGCTAAAATAAATACAATTGTTTTTCCTTCCAAGCGAAGATGCAATAATATACCTTAAAAGAATATTGGAAGTAAGCCCCCTTAGGGCATCTTCAAATTTCCTAAACCTCCCTATTCTTTCCTGCTCCTCTTTGGAAGTAAGAGAAAGTAGTTCATCAAAAATATGTTTTTCAATTTGCGTATTAATTCTGACAGTATATATCTTCAAAATACTCTCCCCTTCAAATGAATTACCCTGACTTTCCAAAAAGTAATCTTATGGTCGCTAAGTATCACTAATCCCCAGATTATAACCAGGTTTAGAGCGCGTTTATCATTTTATAATAACATGAAATAGATGTCAACGGAATTTGCAGACCCTGACACACCCTAATAACCCACTTCTATATTTGTCTTCAAAATGTGCATTTATAAGCAACAATTCTTTAAATAGCTTTTTAAAACTGAATTTATTAGTCAATTTGTAACAAATTTTATCTAGCTTTAATATTATGAATTAGTTAAGGGGCAATAAGTTACAAGGAGGATGCGGTCTATGGAAGAAAGAGGATTGTTAGGTGGTATTTGCAACAACGATACAATACTTTGGTTCATTATTCTGTTCCCGTTACTGTTCTGGGGATGCGGTGGTCACGGCGCATGTAAGGATTAATTTATTTAGTCTAAAAGAAAGGAGTAATGTTAAATGTCTGAAAGAGGCGGTTTTAACTTTGGATTTGGTAATGAATTTATTTGGATTTTAATCATAATATTCATCTTATGTTTCTGCTGCGGCGGATTTGGTTGCAGGGAATAAATTTGTATAATGCAAAAATAGCTATGCAAAAATTAATGTCATAGCTATTTTTTTATGTTTATAACATACATACCTACAAAGCTTTTTTTTTAAATGTTCTTTAAAATGCGGCACTTTACCATGCAATTTAATCCATAATTGTAAATAATAAATAAAAATTATTTCTCAAACATATTTATTTATTCGTAGATTTAGATTAATATATTTATAGAAAAACAAATACACAATTTATTAAATACAAAGGATGGAAGGCATGAATTTTTTTAAGGCGTTACTTATAACAAATATCATTATATTGATATTGATTGTTCCAAGTTTTATTGTACTTGATAAATACCTTGCCAGACACAATGATACTTCTGTCTCTAATATAATTGCATCACCTGAAAATAGTGACAGCGGCGTTATCGACCTAAATAATGAAGAACCTGTTGCTACCCCATCTACTGCTCCTACCGAAAAAACCATTTCCATTCCAGATGAACTCCTCCCAACTTATCACGGTTTTAAATGGGAAGTTTTAAAGGATAAGGATTGGATAGATACTGAAAAAAACATAAGTTTTCCAAACCCTGAAAAGTACAATATTATCGAAGGAGTTACAACTTTTAGAGGAAACAATTTTAGGAATGCCCCAAGCTATGGTACGGCTCAGGTTAATGAAAAGAAGCTTGAAAAGGTATGGAGCATCAAGATAGGTTATATTGACGTTTGGACAGGGGTTGGTTGGAATGGTCAGCCTGCTATAGTCAAGTGGAGTGACGATATTCGCACAAAAATGAACATAGTCGAAAATAAAAAAAATAAGACAAATTTGAAGGAAGTTATTTATGGCACTCTTGACGGAAAAATTTATTTCCTTGATCTTGACAATGGCGAAAGTACCAGAAACCCGATTAATATAGGTTATCCTATAAAAGGCAGCGTTAGCGTTGACCCTCGCGGATTGCCTCTTTTGTATTCAGGTCAAGGTATTGAAAAGAGAGGCGGCGTAACTGGAAAAATTGGTTTTAGGATATTCAGCCTCATTGACCAGAAAATGCTTTATTTTATAAATGGATTAGAAAACAGTGCATACAGGCATTGGGGTGCCTTCGATTCAACTCCCCTGGTGGATACTAAAAATGATACATTATATGAATGCGGTGAAAATGGAATTCTTTACTCAGTAAAGTTAAATAGCAATTTTGATCTTAGTGCAGGATCTGTTTCAATTAATCCTGAAGTTCTAAGATATAGATACAAATCACCTTCTGTTAAAAAGCTAGGAACCGAAAACTCCATTGCAATATATAAGAACTTTTCTTATTTTGTAGACAACAGCGGATATTTGCAGTGTGTTGACCTTAATACCCTAAGCCCTGTATGGGTAAGAAATGTAACCGATGATACAGACAGCACAATAGCAATTGAGGATCTTGGAGGTTCAAATGTGTCGTTATATACAGCTTGTGAAGTTGATCATCAGGGAAAGAACGGTTACAGCTATGTACGAAAAATCAATGCTTTGACCGGTGAGCTGATTTGGGAAAATAAATATCAATGTACTTTTAGTGAAACGAACGGTGGAGCTCTTGCATCTCCTATTGTAGGGAAAAATGACATAAGCAATCTGGTAATATTCAACATCGCTAAATCCTGGAATACAAACGGCGGTAAGCTGATAGCCTTTGATAAAGAAACAGGAAAAGAAGTATGGCTAATCAATATGGATCGCTATTGCTGGAGTTCACCTGTTGACATTTATACTAAAGATGGAAAGTCCTATATCATTCAATGTGATTCAGGCGGGTATATGCATCTTATAGAAGGCCAAACCGGTAATATTCTTGATAGAATTCCCCTTGGTGGAAATGTAGAGGGATCACCTGCTGTTTATGATGATATGATCGTTGTAGGTACACGCGGTCAAAAGATTTGGGGTATCAAAGTGAAATAAATTTTAAAGACTTCACACTTTAATCCAGGTGAAGTCTTTTTAACGTTTATATACAAACTTCTCAAAAATTGCATATTACTTTGCATTTTCAAAAGTAAGTTTGCACTTGTCTGCCCTATATTTTGATACAACATATTCAACAACCTGGCCGCTTTTTGAATATATCACATTAGAGATTTTTATAAGGGGCTGACCGGGCTGAACTTTTAAGTATTGTGCTTCATTGGGATCGGTATAAATAACTTCTAAAGAGCTTTTTGTTTTAACAGGTATCAAAGGATATTTTCCCCTTAATACATCAAATGATTGCTTCTTATTCCTAACATCTTCAATGATATTTGGGAAAAGGCTCAAGGGAATATATGATGTATTGTATGAATATATTTCATTCTCCAGCTTTGTAACAAAAATAATTCGTGCAAAATCAAAAGTCTGTGTGTAACTGATTGAAAATATATCGGAAAGTTTCCTGTATTCTTTGTTTGTAACAGATTCCATCAAAACAATATTTCTCTCACCTGGAACTTCATTATCCAAAATAGAATCGGCAAAGCCTGTATAGGCCTTTACATCTATTGTAGATTTGGATTTTGATACAAAAGTTCCCTTACCCTTTTCCTTATATAAATATCCGCTGTTGGTAAGCTCACTGATAGCCTGTCTTACTGTAGGCCTGCTTATATCATATATTTCACATAACTCCTGCTCTGATGGAATTTTGCTATCAGGCTGATATTCGCCATTATCAATTTTGTCAATTATTAAATTTTTTAATTGGGAATAAAGAGGAACATTACTATATTTATTTATCACAGAAAATCCCCCTAACTTTTTTATCAACCTATAAATTATTGTTCGACAGACGAGTTTCCCAAGAAGATTTATAGAGTTAAGTATAATAACACGTCATTACGTCCTCACTAATTTTACTATATCACCTTCAAGAATTCAACACATTTTTAACTTTGCCACAATTAAAACACATAATAAAAAGGAGGAAAACCCTTCCCTCCTTTTTAACAAAACGCTTATAATTATACTTTAAGTTCAACCTTTATATCTATATCTTTGTTAGCTTCTAGAATTGGCTTTACTACATCAATTACGAACTCTTCAACCTGCTGTGGAGATCTACCCACATAGTTCTTAGGCTCTAAAACCGAATTGAGTTCATCAATATTTAAGTTAAATGCACTGTCAGATGCTATACGCTCTATAAGGTCATTCTTTCCACCTTCAACCTTGACCTTTTTAGCAGCCTCCATAGAGTGTACTCTTATCCTTTCATGGAGCTCCTGCCTGTCTCCACCTCTTTTTACAGCTTCCATCATGATATTTTCTGTTGCCATAAAAGGAAGCTCTTCAAGGATATGCTTTTCAATAACCTTTGGATAAACAACAAGTCCATCCGCAATATTAATATAAATATTTAGAATAGCATCTACTGCAAGAAATGCTTCAGGAACACTGATACGTTTGTTTGCAGAATCATCAAGACTTCTTTCAAACCACTGTGTGGAAGCTGTAATTGCAGGGTTCAATGTATCAACTATAACATATCTGGCAAGTGAAGAAATCCTTTCAGATCTCATTGGGTTTCTCTTGTAAGCCATTGCAGAAGATCCTATCTGATTTTTCTCAAACGGTTCTTCTACTTCCTTCATATTTTGGAGCAATCTCATGTCATTACTGAATTTGTATGCACTTTGCGCAATACTTCCAAGTAAATTTAAAACTCTGCTGTCAAGTTTTCTTGTATAAGTTTGACCTGAAACAGCAAACACCTTATCATATCCCATTTTCTGCGCTATCAATTTATCAAGTTTTTTAACTTTTTCATTGTCACCTTCAAAAAGGCTTAGAAAACTTGCCTGTGTTCCGGTTGTACCTTTTGAACCAAGCAACTTCATATTGGACAATACAAAATCCATCTCTTCCAAGTCCATTGCAAGATCCTGTATCCAGAGTGTTGCCCTCTTACCTACAGTAACTAACTGAGCCGGTTGGAAATGCGTAAAGCCCAAAGTTGGAAGATCCTTATACTTTAAAGCAAATTCAGAAAGCTTGCTTATTACTGCAACAAGCTTTTTCTTGAGCAGTTTCAAACCTTCATGCATGATTATAATGTCTGTATTGTCACCTACGTAACATGATGTTGCACCGAGGTGTATAATCCCCCTTGCACTTGGACAAAGCTCTCCATAGGCATGAATATGTGCCATAACATCGTGTCTGAATTCCTTTTCTTTAGCCTCTGCCAATTCATAATTTATATCGTCTTTATGACTTTTTAATTCATTAATTTGTTCATCAGTAATATTAAGCCCCAACTCTTTTTCAGCCTCTGCCAAGGCAATCCATAATCTTCTCCAGGTTTTGAACTTCATATCCGGTGAGAAAACTTCCTGCATCTCACTGCTGGCATATCTTGAATTCAAGGGACTTTCATAAGTATTTTTCAAACTCCTCAACCTCCATAAGCTTTTTCAAAATATAAGTAATATTTTAATCATTCCTTTACCAAAGTTTATTATACATTTTTTTTACGGCCAAATCCACAAAAAAATTGCGAGAATAATTATTCTCGCCACAAAACTTATAAATATGAGAATGATTTAGGCTAGTTAACAAACATAACCTTCGTACATTATATTATTTATTTAAGAAATTTTCAATTCTATTTAATCCTTCTTTTATATTTTCAAGTGAAGTTGCATAAGAAAGCCTTACGTGAATATCAGTTCCAAAGCCTGAACCTGGGACTAATGCAACATTTGCTTTTTCAAGCAGCACATTTGCAAAATCATCGGAACCATTTATCTTAACTCCAGCAAATTCTTTTCCGATTATCTTTGAAATATTCATCATAACATAGAATGCACCGTTTGGATTTATACAGGATATTCCGTCAATTGAGTTTATCCTTTCAACCATGTAGTCTCTTCTCTTAGCAAATTCAGCTACCATCATATTCATAACATCTTCAGGTCCTTCTAATCCTGCCTGTGCAGCCTTTTGTGCTATTGAGTTAGGATTTGATGTTGCATGGCTCTGAACATTGCCCATGATAGTTGCAATTTTTTCGTTAGAAGCTGTATAACCTATTCTCCAACCTGTCATTGAATACGATTTTGATACACCGTTAACAATGATTGTTAAATCTTTTATTTTATCGTTGAATGAAGCAATACTTATGTGTTTGTATCCATCATAAATGAGCTTTTCATAGATTTCATCAGATACAATAAATATTTCCTTGCTAACAGCAAGATCAGCAATAGCTCTAAGCTCATCTTCTGTATATATCATACCTGTAGGGTTACTTGGGCTGTTTATTACAATTGCTTTTGTTTTTGCAGTTATAGCCTTTTCCAATTTATCTACACTGAACTTAAATCCTTCTTCTTCAGTACTATTAAGTATTACAGGAACGCCATCAGCTATCTTTACCATTTCAGGATAGCTAACCCAGAACGGTGCAGGTATTATTACTTCATCTCCAGGATTTAAAATAGCCTGAAAAGCATTTACTAATGAATGCTTTGCACCATTACTTATTACAATGTTAGCAGGCTTGTAGTCAAGTCCGTTATCCTTCTTAAACTTATTGCATATAGCTTGCTTTAACTCCAAAGTACCTGAAGCCGGCGTATATTTTGTAAAACCATCATTAATTGCTTTTATTGCAGCAGCTTTTATATGTTCTGGGGTATCAAAATCAGGTTCACCTGCTCCAAAACCTATGATATCAATTCCGTCAGCTTTCATTTTTTTTGCTTTTGCATCTATGGCAAGTGTTGATGATGGACTTATTGAAAGTGCCTTTTTTGAAAGTTCCATATTTAACCCTCCAGTTTTAAATGTTTATGTATTTCATTTTAATATATTATATGATTTTTTGCAAGATTTTGATTTTGTTTATGCAAATATATTTTCTAATTAATTTTTGTTTTTATCATTAGCATTCTCAACATCTTTCCCTTTAATTTAAATTTGAGAAAAAAATGCAAGTTATAATATTTATTTATTCACTTTTAACTTATTACCAAAAGTTCCTTTATTAAGGAACAGCCCAAATTGTACACCATAAACACGATACAGTT encodes:
- a CDS encoding 4'-phosphopantetheinyl transferase family protein; protein product: MKIYTVRINTQIEKHIFDELLSLTSKEEQERIGRFRKFEDALRGLTSNILLRYIIASSLGRKNNCIYFSKSEYGKPYIAGNENFHFNLSHSGDWVVCAVDNMPVGIDVEKIHDVDLNLSARFFSEEEHSYLITLDEKERREAFFELWTLKESYIKADGRGLSIPLNSFSFTIIGKSITFKTTNQLKECYFKQYEINNSYKLAVCALNSGFPESLTDISFEELYKLANVHLL
- a CDS encoding pyridoxal phosphate-dependent aminotransferase, yielding MELSKKALSISPSSTLAIDAKAKKMKADGIDIIGFGAGEPDFDTPEHIKAAAIKAINDGFTKYTPASGTLELKQAICNKFKKDNGLDYKPANIVISNGAKHSLVNAFQAILNPGDEVIIPAPFWVSYPEMVKIADGVPVILNSTEEEGFKFSVDKLEKAITAKTKAIVINSPSNPTGMIYTEDELRAIADLAVSKEIFIVSDEIYEKLIYDGYKHISIASFNDKIKDLTIIVNGVSKSYSMTGWRIGYTASNEKIATIMGNVQSHATSNPNSIAQKAAQAGLEGPEDVMNMMVAEFAKRRDYMVERINSIDGISCINPNGAFYVMMNISKIIGKEFAGVKINGSDDFANVLLEKANVALVPGSGFGTDIHVRLSYATSLENIKEGLNRIENFLNK
- a CDS encoding outer membrane protein assembly factor BamB family protein; amino-acid sequence: MNFFKALLITNIIILILIVPSFIVLDKYLARHNDTSVSNIIASPENSDSGVIDLNNEEPVATPSTAPTEKTISIPDELLPTYHGFKWEVLKDKDWIDTEKNISFPNPEKYNIIEGVTTFRGNNFRNAPSYGTAQVNEKKLEKVWSIKIGYIDVWTGVGWNGQPAIVKWSDDIRTKMNIVENKKNKTNLKEVIYGTLDGKIYFLDLDNGESTRNPINIGYPIKGSVSVDPRGLPLLYSGQGIEKRGGVTGKIGFRIFSLIDQKMLYFINGLENSAYRHWGAFDSTPLVDTKNDTLYECGENGILYSVKLNSNFDLSAGSVSINPEVLRYRYKSPSVKKLGTENSIAIYKNFSYFVDNSGYLQCVDLNTLSPVWVRNVTDDTDSTIAIEDLGGSNVSLYTACEVDHQGKNGYSYVRKINALTGELIWENKYQCTFSETNGGALASPIVGKNDISNLVIFNIAKSWNTNGGKLIAFDKETGKEVWLINMDRYCWSSPVDIYTKDGKSYIIQCDSGGYMHLIEGQTGNILDRIPLGGNVEGSPAVYDDMIVVGTRGQKIWGIKVK
- the purB gene encoding adenylosuccinate lyase, yielding MKNTYESPLNSRYASSEMQEVFSPDMKFKTWRRLWIALAEAEKELGLNITDEQINELKSHKDDINYELAEAKEKEFRHDVMAHIHAYGELCPSARGIIHLGATSCYVGDNTDIIIMHEGLKLLKKKLVAVISKLSEFALKYKDLPTLGFTHFQPAQLVTVGKRATLWIQDLAMDLEEMDFVLSNMKLLGSKGTTGTQASFLSLFEGDNEKVKKLDKLIAQKMGYDKVFAVSGQTYTRKLDSRVLNLLGSIAQSAYKFSNDMRLLQNMKEVEEPFEKNQIGSSAMAYKRNPMRSERISSLARYVIVDTLNPAITASTQWFERSLDDSANKRISVPEAFLAVDAILNIYINIADGLVVYPKVIEKHILEELPFMATENIMMEAVKRGGDRQELHERIRVHSMEAAKKVKVEGGKNDLIERIASDSAFNLNIDELNSVLEPKNYVGRSPQQVEEFVIDVVKPILEANKDIDIKVELKV
- a CDS encoding GntR family transcriptional regulator, translated to MINKYSNVPLYSQLKNLIIDKIDNGEYQPDSKIPSEQELCEIYDISRPTVRQAISELTNSGYLYKEKGKGTFVSKSKSTIDVKAYTGFADSILDNEVPGERNIVLMESVTNKEYRKLSDIFSISYTQTFDFARIIFVTKLENEIYSYNTSYIPLSLFPNIIEDVRNKKQSFDVLRGKYPLIPVKTKSSLEVIYTDPNEAQYLKVQPGQPLIKISNVIYSKSGQVVEYVVSKYRADKCKLTFENAK